Proteins encoded by one window of Nasonia vitripennis strain AsymCx chromosome 5, Nvit_psr_1.1, whole genome shotgun sequence:
- the LOC100122168 gene encoding probable leucine--tRNA ligase, mitochondrial isoform X1 yields the protein MKYNILFSFKYPLRNKHIQKCIFSRHASTGLGLWNETLATEHKHEIEKYWKDKIHKTDGASESKEKYYVLSMFPYPSGSLHMGHVRVYTISDSVARFHRMNGKNVIHPMGWDAFGLPAENAARERQVDPAKWTQLNIENMREQLLRLGCTFDTHSEFATCDPEYYRWTQELFLKLYENGLLYQRETYVNWDPIDQTVLADEQVDENNRSWRSGAIIEKRLLRQWFVRTTVFAESLLEGLKDKTLKEWRDIIKIQEHWIGQCTGTNFDFQLISDVPGYPKSVTLWTDKPEYIENAKFLAISSNSLLAKVEKTESHNSLRKLNAKVVNPFTNEELPIYVTDKETLPYPDFRDDYLGIPCLSEADIEFCKSTGIDYEAGPVYSAEELAEKRSDILRIAKERNIGGYLVSSKLRDWLISRQRYWGTPIPIVHCDKCGAQPVPRDDLPVKLPKLDRSSENKNLTLKDANEWLKTSCPKCKGPATRETDTMDTFVDSSWYFMRYIDPKNTKEMFSKEEAFKSLPVDLYIGGKEHASLHLYYARFVNHFLHHLGLVPTREPFRQLLVQGMVMGQSYSTKEGRYLRPSEVLLTDDGYVEKETHLPVVTNWEKMSKSKYNGVDPSEMFSEYSTDTIRLLILGDVAPTSHRNWSQDTFPGILNWQRRLWQTISEFIAARKELSPEDLKIHHNDEKFVKEDDYMFDSRNYYVHGVTFNITGAQQLSVAISKMQGLTNSIRKSSKLCVARSREYERALAVQIIMLAPLAPHFASELWAGFCSALHRLSNDGELQWDKDVLEQRWPAVDLEYKLKVRVRVNSKDFTTLRIPRGQLDVMTENDILEVVTKDPKFKKHVQGRKITKFIFRSEIGCGANVSINTKKEVVENISQEKAI from the exons ATGAAGTACaacattttattcagtttcaAATACCCTCTAAGAAACAAGCATATTCAGAAATGCATTTTTTCGAGACACGCATCTACCGGGTTAGGCCTCTGG AATGAAACTCTCGCCACCGAACATAAAcacgaaattgaaaaatactggaAAGACAAAATTCATAAGACTGATGGAGCATCTGAGAGCAAAgagaaatattatgtattatcCATGTTTCCCTATCCCTCAGGATCTCTTCACATGGGCCATGTTCGTGTCTATACCATAAGTGATTCTGTTGCACGATTCCACAGAATGAAtg GTAAAAATGTAATTCACCCAATGGGATGGGATGCATTTGGATTACCAGCCGAGAATGCTGCTAGGGAAAGACAAGTCGATCCCGCAAAGTGGACACAactaaatattgaaaatatgcgTGAACAGCTATTGAGATTAGGTTGCACCTTTGACACTCATAGCGAGTTTGCTACTTGTGATCCCGAATACTATAGGTGGACTCAAGAACTGTTTCTGAAATTATATGAAAATGGTTTACTCTACCAGAGAGAGACATATGTCAATTGGGATCCAATAGATCAGACAGTACTCGCTGATGAGCAAGTCGATGAAAATAATAGATCCTGGAGATCTGGTGCTATTATTGAGAAGCGGCTACTTAGGCAATGGTTTGTTAGAACTACAGTATTCGCAGA ATCACTACTGGAAGGTTTGAAAGATAAAACTTTAAAAGAATGGAGGGACATTATTAAAATACAGGAGCACTGGATTGGGCAATGTACAGGAacaaattttgatttccaATTAATCTCTGATGTTCCTGGATATCCAAAATCTGTTACTTTGTGGACAGATAAACCTGAATATATTGAGAATGCTAAATTTTTAGCAATATCTAGCAATAGCCTTCTTGCTAAGGTTGAAAAAACTGAATCTCACAATTCTTTAAGAAAGTTGAATGCAAAAGTTGTAAACCCATTCACAAATGAGGAATTACCAATATATGTTACTGATAAAG aaactctTCCATACCCTGATTTTAGAGATGATTATCTTGGTATTCCATGTTTGTCTGAAGCTGATATTGAATTTTGTAAATCTACCGGTATTGACTATGAGGCAGGGCCAGTTTATTCAGCTGAAGAATTAGCAGAAAAACGTTCTGATATCCTTAGAATAGCTAAGGAACGAAATATTGGTGGATACTTGGTCAGTTCAAAGCTAAGAGACTGGCTTATATCCAGACAGAGATATTGGGGTACACCAATACCAATAGTTCACTGTGATAAATGTGGTGCTCAACCTGTACCTAGAGATGATCTTCCTGTTAAACTTCCGAAATTGGATAGATCgtcggaaaataaaaatttgacttTAAAAGATGCCAATGAATGGCTGAAAACCTCTTGTCCAAAGTGTAAAGGACCAGCTACCAGAGAAACTGATACTATGGATACGTTTGTTGACAGTTCTTGGTACTTCATGAGGTACATTGATCCAAAAAACACTAAGGAAATGTTCTCCAAAGAAGAGGCCTTCAAATCCCTACCAGTGGATCTTTACATTGGAGGAAAAGAGCATG CGTCACTGCATCTGTACTATGCACGCTTTGTAAATCACTTTTTGCATCATCTCGGACTCGTCCCTACTAGAGAGCCATTCCGACAACTACTAGTACAAGGCATGGTGATGGGCCAGTCTTATTCCACAAAAGAAGGAAGGTATCTCCGACCAAGCGAGGTATTGCTGACAGACGACGGTTACGTAGAGAAAGAGACTCACCTTCCTGTTGTAACAAACTGGGAGAAAATGTCCAAATCCAAGTATAACGGTGTTGATCCATCGGAAATGTTCTCAGAGTACAGTACCGACACTATCAGGCTACTTATTTTGGGCGACGTGGCTCCGACTTCGCACAGAAATTGGTCCCAAGACA CCTTCCCGGGAATCCTAAACTGGCAACGACGACTGTGGCAGACGATCAGTGAGTTCATCGCGGCCAGGAAGGAACTTAGCCCAGAAGACCTCAAGATCCACCACAACGACGAAAAATTCGTTAAGGAGGACGACTACATGTTTGACAGTCGAAACTACTACGTCCATGGCGTAACGTTCAACATAACAGGTGCCCAGCAGCTAAGCGTTGCCATCTCCAAAATGCAAGGTCTGACAAACAGCATCAGAAAGTCGTCGAAGCTCTGCGTTGCCCGGAGTCGCGAATACGAGAGAGCTTTAGCTGTGCAAATTATAATGTTAGCGCCTCTGGCACCCCATTTTGCCTCGGAATTGTGGGCCGGATTCTGCTCGGCTCTGCATAGGCTGTCTAACGATGGAGAACTGCAGTGGGACAAGGATGTACTTGAGCAGAGGTGGCCTGCGGTCGATTTGGAGTACAAGCTGAAGGTTCGCGTTCGG GTGAACAGCAAAGATTTCACAACTTTGCGAATTCCGCGCGGACAACTGGACGTAATGACGGAGAATGATATTCTGGAGGTAGTCACGAAGGACCCCAAGTTCAAGAAGCATGTCCAAGGCAGAAAAATCAccaagtttatttttcggtcAGAGATAGGCTGTGGAGCAAACGTTTCGATTAATACGAAGAAAGAAGTCGTTGAAAATATTTCGCAAGAAAAGGCGATTTAG
- the LOC100122168 gene encoding probable leucine--tRNA ligase, mitochondrial isoform X2, giving the protein MHFFETRIYRNETLATEHKHEIEKYWKDKIHKTDGASESKEKYYVLSMFPYPSGSLHMGHVRVYTISDSVARFHRMNGKNVIHPMGWDAFGLPAENAARERQVDPAKWTQLNIENMREQLLRLGCTFDTHSEFATCDPEYYRWTQELFLKLYENGLLYQRETYVNWDPIDQTVLADEQVDENNRSWRSGAIIEKRLLRQWFVRTTVFAESLLEGLKDKTLKEWRDIIKIQEHWIGQCTGTNFDFQLISDVPGYPKSVTLWTDKPEYIENAKFLAISSNSLLAKVEKTESHNSLRKLNAKVVNPFTNEELPIYVTDKETLPYPDFRDDYLGIPCLSEADIEFCKSTGIDYEAGPVYSAEELAEKRSDILRIAKERNIGGYLVSSKLRDWLISRQRYWGTPIPIVHCDKCGAQPVPRDDLPVKLPKLDRSSENKNLTLKDANEWLKTSCPKCKGPATRETDTMDTFVDSSWYFMRYIDPKNTKEMFSKEEAFKSLPVDLYIGGKEHASLHLYYARFVNHFLHHLGLVPTREPFRQLLVQGMVMGQSYSTKEGRYLRPSEVLLTDDGYVEKETHLPVVTNWEKMSKSKYNGVDPSEMFSEYSTDTIRLLILGDVAPTSHRNWSQDTFPGILNWQRRLWQTISEFIAARKELSPEDLKIHHNDEKFVKEDDYMFDSRNYYVHGVTFNITGAQQLSVAISKMQGLTNSIRKSSKLCVARSREYERALAVQIIMLAPLAPHFASELWAGFCSALHRLSNDGELQWDKDVLEQRWPAVDLEYKLKVRVRVNSKDFTTLRIPRGQLDVMTENDILEVVTKDPKFKKHVQGRKITKFIFRSEIGCGANVSINTKKEVVENISQEKAI; this is encoded by the exons ATGCATTTTTTCGAGACACGCATCTACCGG AATGAAACTCTCGCCACCGAACATAAAcacgaaattgaaaaatactggaAAGACAAAATTCATAAGACTGATGGAGCATCTGAGAGCAAAgagaaatattatgtattatcCATGTTTCCCTATCCCTCAGGATCTCTTCACATGGGCCATGTTCGTGTCTATACCATAAGTGATTCTGTTGCACGATTCCACAGAATGAAtg GTAAAAATGTAATTCACCCAATGGGATGGGATGCATTTGGATTACCAGCCGAGAATGCTGCTAGGGAAAGACAAGTCGATCCCGCAAAGTGGACACAactaaatattgaaaatatgcgTGAACAGCTATTGAGATTAGGTTGCACCTTTGACACTCATAGCGAGTTTGCTACTTGTGATCCCGAATACTATAGGTGGACTCAAGAACTGTTTCTGAAATTATATGAAAATGGTTTACTCTACCAGAGAGAGACATATGTCAATTGGGATCCAATAGATCAGACAGTACTCGCTGATGAGCAAGTCGATGAAAATAATAGATCCTGGAGATCTGGTGCTATTATTGAGAAGCGGCTACTTAGGCAATGGTTTGTTAGAACTACAGTATTCGCAGA ATCACTACTGGAAGGTTTGAAAGATAAAACTTTAAAAGAATGGAGGGACATTATTAAAATACAGGAGCACTGGATTGGGCAATGTACAGGAacaaattttgatttccaATTAATCTCTGATGTTCCTGGATATCCAAAATCTGTTACTTTGTGGACAGATAAACCTGAATATATTGAGAATGCTAAATTTTTAGCAATATCTAGCAATAGCCTTCTTGCTAAGGTTGAAAAAACTGAATCTCACAATTCTTTAAGAAAGTTGAATGCAAAAGTTGTAAACCCATTCACAAATGAGGAATTACCAATATATGTTACTGATAAAG aaactctTCCATACCCTGATTTTAGAGATGATTATCTTGGTATTCCATGTTTGTCTGAAGCTGATATTGAATTTTGTAAATCTACCGGTATTGACTATGAGGCAGGGCCAGTTTATTCAGCTGAAGAATTAGCAGAAAAACGTTCTGATATCCTTAGAATAGCTAAGGAACGAAATATTGGTGGATACTTGGTCAGTTCAAAGCTAAGAGACTGGCTTATATCCAGACAGAGATATTGGGGTACACCAATACCAATAGTTCACTGTGATAAATGTGGTGCTCAACCTGTACCTAGAGATGATCTTCCTGTTAAACTTCCGAAATTGGATAGATCgtcggaaaataaaaatttgacttTAAAAGATGCCAATGAATGGCTGAAAACCTCTTGTCCAAAGTGTAAAGGACCAGCTACCAGAGAAACTGATACTATGGATACGTTTGTTGACAGTTCTTGGTACTTCATGAGGTACATTGATCCAAAAAACACTAAGGAAATGTTCTCCAAAGAAGAGGCCTTCAAATCCCTACCAGTGGATCTTTACATTGGAGGAAAAGAGCATG CGTCACTGCATCTGTACTATGCACGCTTTGTAAATCACTTTTTGCATCATCTCGGACTCGTCCCTACTAGAGAGCCATTCCGACAACTACTAGTACAAGGCATGGTGATGGGCCAGTCTTATTCCACAAAAGAAGGAAGGTATCTCCGACCAAGCGAGGTATTGCTGACAGACGACGGTTACGTAGAGAAAGAGACTCACCTTCCTGTTGTAACAAACTGGGAGAAAATGTCCAAATCCAAGTATAACGGTGTTGATCCATCGGAAATGTTCTCAGAGTACAGTACCGACACTATCAGGCTACTTATTTTGGGCGACGTGGCTCCGACTTCGCACAGAAATTGGTCCCAAGACA CCTTCCCGGGAATCCTAAACTGGCAACGACGACTGTGGCAGACGATCAGTGAGTTCATCGCGGCCAGGAAGGAACTTAGCCCAGAAGACCTCAAGATCCACCACAACGACGAAAAATTCGTTAAGGAGGACGACTACATGTTTGACAGTCGAAACTACTACGTCCATGGCGTAACGTTCAACATAACAGGTGCCCAGCAGCTAAGCGTTGCCATCTCCAAAATGCAAGGTCTGACAAACAGCATCAGAAAGTCGTCGAAGCTCTGCGTTGCCCGGAGTCGCGAATACGAGAGAGCTTTAGCTGTGCAAATTATAATGTTAGCGCCTCTGGCACCCCATTTTGCCTCGGAATTGTGGGCCGGATTCTGCTCGGCTCTGCATAGGCTGTCTAACGATGGAGAACTGCAGTGGGACAAGGATGTACTTGAGCAGAGGTGGCCTGCGGTCGATTTGGAGTACAAGCTGAAGGTTCGCGTTCGG GTGAACAGCAAAGATTTCACAACTTTGCGAATTCCGCGCGGACAACTGGACGTAATGACGGAGAATGATATTCTGGAGGTAGTCACGAAGGACCCCAAGTTCAAGAAGCATGTCCAAGGCAGAAAAATCAccaagtttatttttcggtcAGAGATAGGCTGTGGAGCAAACGTTTCGATTAATACGAAGAAAGAAGTCGTTGAAAATATTTCGCAAGAAAAGGCGATTTAG
- the LOC100116342 gene encoding 60S ribosomal protein L13 — protein sequence MGKRNNMIPNGHFHKDWQRFVKTWFNQPARKFRRRTNRVKKARTVAPRPVNLLRPVVHCPTFRYHAKVRAGKGFTLQELKASGLNKRFARTIGIAVDPRRRNKSVESLQQNAQRLKEYRAKLILFPLNEKKIKKGEATPEECKVASQVKGEIMPQGLHQAPAKAKARVITEDEKKFNAYITLRKARADARLVGIRAKRVKDAAENPDDVTKVAKDKKAKK from the exons ATGGGTAAGCGGAATAATATGATCCCTAATGGGCACTTCCACAAAGACTGGCAGCGCTTTGTGAAGACGTGGTTCAACCAGCCAGCCCGCAAATTCCGCAGGAGAACTAACCGCGTCAAGAAGGCCCGCACCGTCGCCCCAAG GCCTGTCAATCTTCTGAGGCCTGTTGTACACTGCCCCACATTCCGCTACCATGCTAAGGTTAGGGCAGGCAAAGGTTTCACCCTTCAGGAACTCAAGGCCAGCGGTCTGAACAAGAGATTTGCCAGGACCATTGGTATTGCTGTTGATCCCAGAAGGCGCAACAAGTCCGTTGAGTCCCTTCAGCAAAATGCTCAGAGGCTCAAGGAATACAGAGCCAAGTTGATCCTCTTCCCATTGAACGAGAAGAAG ATCAAGAAGGGTGAAGCCACTCCAGAGGAATGCAAGGTCGCCTCGCAGGTCAAGGGAGAGATCATGCCACAGGGACTCCACCAGGCTCCGGCCAAGGCCAAGGCCCGCGTCATCACTGAAGATGAAAAGAAATTCAATGCGTACATCACGCTACGCAAAGCGAGAGCCGACGCGAGGTTGGTCGGTATCAGGGCTAAGCGCGTCAAGGATGCTGCCGAGAATCCCGATGACGTGACGAAAGTCGCTAAGGATAAGAAAGCTAAGAAGTAA
- the LOC100122180 gene encoding dual specificity protein phosphatase 3 isoform X2 encodes MTDMAEAETEKDFRKPLPDGETTVQRLVHALHTTRTGYKRMPGFDPSIDNIEYYRAQQTVDCDEVFPRIYIGDGITAKNKPYLQRIGITHVLNAAEGKKFGMVNTDANYYKDTTIKYLGLRMLDLPSTDIAQFFFTAAAFIEDAVQSGGRVYVHCVQGVSRSATCVIAYLMIKKGMLATDAIRTVRLSRDIHPNEGFLRQLATLDNQLRRQRL; translated from the exons ATGACGGACATGGCTGAGGCTGAGACGGAGAAG GATTTCCGTAAACCGCTGCCGGACGGCGAGACGACCGTACAGCGCTTGGTCCACGCGCTCCACACCACCAGGACAGGTTACAAGCGTATGCCCGGCTTCGATCCCAGCATCGACAACATCGAGTACTACCGGGCCCAGCAAACCGTCGACTGCGATGAAGTTTTTCCTCGCATTTACATCGGAGATGG TATTACTGCCAAGAACAAACCGTACCTGCAGAGGATAGGTATCACCCACGTGTTGAACGCAGCCGAAGGCAAGAAGTTCGGCATGGTAAACACGGACGCCAATTACTACAAAGACACGACAATAAAGTACCTCGGCTTGCGAATGCTCGACTTGCCCAGCACCGACATCGCCCAGTTTTTCTTCACCGCAGCAGCTTTCATAGAAGACGCGGTACAATCTGGAG GGCGAGTCTACGTGCACTGCGTACAGGGAGTGTCGCGCAGCGCGACCTGTGTGATCGCCTATCTGATGATCAAGAAGGGAATGTTGGCTACCGATGCCATCCGTACGGTGAGACTGAGTCGGGACATCCATCCCAATGAAGGCTTCCTCCGTCAGCTGGCGACGCTCGATAATCAATTGCGCAGACAGCGATTGTAA
- the LOC100122180 gene encoding dual specificity protein phosphatase 3 isoform X1, with protein MDYPRRYNYVSRLSDFRKPLPDGETTVQRLVHALHTTRTGYKRMPGFDPSIDNIEYYRAQQTVDCDEVFPRIYIGDGITAKNKPYLQRIGITHVLNAAEGKKFGMVNTDANYYKDTTIKYLGLRMLDLPSTDIAQFFFTAAAFIEDAVQSGGRVYVHCVQGVSRSATCVIAYLMIKKGMLATDAIRTVRLSRDIHPNEGFLRQLATLDNQLRRQRL; from the exons ATGGATTACCCGAGGAGATACAACTACGTGAGCAGGCTGTCG GATTTCCGTAAACCGCTGCCGGACGGCGAGACGACCGTACAGCGCTTGGTCCACGCGCTCCACACCACCAGGACAGGTTACAAGCGTATGCCCGGCTTCGATCCCAGCATCGACAACATCGAGTACTACCGGGCCCAGCAAACCGTCGACTGCGATGAAGTTTTTCCTCGCATTTACATCGGAGATGG TATTACTGCCAAGAACAAACCGTACCTGCAGAGGATAGGTATCACCCACGTGTTGAACGCAGCCGAAGGCAAGAAGTTCGGCATGGTAAACACGGACGCCAATTACTACAAAGACACGACAATAAAGTACCTCGGCTTGCGAATGCTCGACTTGCCCAGCACCGACATCGCCCAGTTTTTCTTCACCGCAGCAGCTTTCATAGAAGACGCGGTACAATCTGGAG GGCGAGTCTACGTGCACTGCGTACAGGGAGTGTCGCGCAGCGCGACCTGTGTGATCGCCTATCTGATGATCAAGAAGGGAATGTTGGCTACCGATGCCATCCGTACGGTGAGACTGAGTCGGGACATCCATCCCAATGAAGGCTTCCTCCGTCAGCTGGCGACGCTCGATAATCAATTGCGCAGACAGCGATTGTAA
- the LOC100122180 gene encoding dual specificity protein phosphatase 3 isoform X3 encodes MKSTWRDRDRDFRKPLPDGETTVQRLVHALHTTRTGYKRMPGFDPSIDNIEYYRAQQTVDCDEVFPRIYIGDGITAKNKPYLQRIGITHVLNAAEGKKFGMVNTDANYYKDTTIKYLGLRMLDLPSTDIAQFFFTAAAFIEDAVQSGGRVYVHCVQGVSRSATCVIAYLMIKKGMLATDAIRTVRLSRDIHPNEGFLRQLATLDNQLRRQRL; translated from the exons ATGAAGAGCACGTGGAGGGACAGGGACAGA GATTTCCGTAAACCGCTGCCGGACGGCGAGACGACCGTACAGCGCTTGGTCCACGCGCTCCACACCACCAGGACAGGTTACAAGCGTATGCCCGGCTTCGATCCCAGCATCGACAACATCGAGTACTACCGGGCCCAGCAAACCGTCGACTGCGATGAAGTTTTTCCTCGCATTTACATCGGAGATGG TATTACTGCCAAGAACAAACCGTACCTGCAGAGGATAGGTATCACCCACGTGTTGAACGCAGCCGAAGGCAAGAAGTTCGGCATGGTAAACACGGACGCCAATTACTACAAAGACACGACAATAAAGTACCTCGGCTTGCGAATGCTCGACTTGCCCAGCACCGACATCGCCCAGTTTTTCTTCACCGCAGCAGCTTTCATAGAAGACGCGGTACAATCTGGAG GGCGAGTCTACGTGCACTGCGTACAGGGAGTGTCGCGCAGCGCGACCTGTGTGATCGCCTATCTGATGATCAAGAAGGGAATGTTGGCTACCGATGCCATCCGTACGGTGAGACTGAGTCGGGACATCCATCCCAATGAAGGCTTCCTCCGTCAGCTGGCGACGCTCGATAATCAATTGCGCAGACAGCGATTGTAA
- the LOC100122197 gene encoding ferritin heavy polypeptide-like 17, protein MFLLGVLCTLLVTASAEYCYNDIESACNPKQAPSLTAGPQLPNCNAKYGGIDLIQTDLQAYANGHIETSFEFLLMSTHFGNYESNRDGFKSLYRKLSDDAWEKAINTIKYITNRGGRMNFNQLPHFKKVTKDRVLDLTELHSLGKALDTTKQLAQEALRLHSLSIKHQDSAASHYIEEKFMEPQTETIRTLAGYTHDLRGLLNNDAPLALFLFDEYLQKTL, encoded by the exons atGTTTCTACTAGGAGTTTTGTGCACTTTGCTCGTAACTGCTTCGGCAGAATACTGCTACAATGATATTGAAAGTGCATGCAATCCTAAGCAGGCACCCTCATTAACAG CTGGACCACAACTACCCAACTGTAATGCAAAGTATGGAGGCATTGATTTAATTCAAACCGACCTTCAAGCTTATGCTAATGGACATATTGAGACAAGCTTTGAGTTCTTGTTGATGTCCACTCACTTTGGTAATTATGAATCCAACCGAGATGGATTCAAGAGCTTATACAGGAAATTGTCTGATGATGCTTGGGAGAAAGCCATCAATACCATTAAGTACATCACTAACAGAGGTGGAAGGATGAACTTCAACCAACTCCCACACTTCAAGAAAGTT ACCAAAGATCGCGTGCTGGACCTCACTGAGCTTCACAGTTTGGGTAAGGCATTGGACACAACCAAGCAGCTGGCCCAGGAGGCCCTGCGTCTGCACTCTTTGTCCATTAAGCACCAGGACTCCGCTGCGTCCCACTACATCGAAGAGAAGTTCATGGAGCCCCAGACGGAAACCATCCGCACCCTCGCCGGATACACTCACGACCTCAGGGGTCTGCTCAACAATGACGCACCACTTGCTCTCTTCTTGTTTGATGAGTACCTCCAGAAGACCCTATAA